The Selenomonas sp. AB3002 sequence ATGATTACTTCAGGAATGTGCATATAAGGGAATTTGCCTATAATGATGAGGAAAATCCAAAAAAGCATGAAGCCGATGATGAAATTGGTGAAGGACGACAACACCGTGATAGTCGGCAGGCACACCCTGGGAAAAGAAACCTTTTTCATCAGATTGGCGTTCTTGAAGAACACATTGACCAGATTCATGAGGGTCTCATTGAACAGATTCCAGGTCAGCACACCTGCACACAGGTAGATGCTGTAAGCAAACGGCACGCTTTCCATCCCCGCCATTTTGCTTTTCATGACTTCTGTAAAAACCAGCGTATAGACCAGGATCATGGCCAAAGGCTGAAAAACAGACCACAATATACCCAAAATAGATCCTGTATATCGTTCCTGAAATTCCCGCTTTACGCAACTGTATATAAAATGTCTGTAGTGCCAAATGTTTTTTAGCATATAAGTCCTACCATTCTTTCCATTATCTCTTTGGCTGTACGACCCCAATCATAGCGGCTGCACTGTATCAGGCCTTTTTCTGACAGGCTCTGCCGCAGAGAGGCATCCTCTGTCAGTTTTGCCATGGCCGCTGCCATATCTTCTGTGTCATAAGGGTCAATATACAAGGCCCCCTCCCCCAATACTTCCGGCAGGGAGGCAGCCCTGGCCGCTATGACTGGCGTACCATATGACATGGCCTCCAAAGGAGGCAACCCGAACCCTTCGTAGAGGGATGGGCATACATACCCGACTGCACTCTTGTAGAGCCCGGCCAGTGTCTTATCGTCCACATAGCCGGTGAATATACAATCATCCTTTACTCCCAGTTCTGTCAGCCTTGCCTCCAGATTATCAACCCCTGTGAGAAAGCCATCCTTTTTTCCCACTATAAGCAGCCTGGGGGCTTTTTCTGTCCTACTGCGGAACAAGGCATATGCTTCCAGCAGGCGGGATATATTCTTATGTGGTTTCACATTGCCCACGCATAGCAGGTATGGATAGGGCAATGCTGCATCACCACCTATATCTCTGAGGCTGGTTACGCCGATATATACCACCCCGATAGAGGCCTGTGGAGCTACATAGCGCTCTATCTCCCGACGGCTGAATTCGGAGTCCGTGATTATCTGATCATAACATCTGCCCACAGCTTTTAACATAGCTTTGGCATAAAGCCTTTTGTGCAGGGCGAACTCGTGCTTCAGTGCCAGATGGCATACATCGTGGATGGTCACCATCTTTTTCCTGGCCTTCACAGGTAGCAAAGGAGCATCGTAGTGCATAGCCCAAAAAATGTCACATTCAGGAATCAAGCGGGGCAGTTCCAGCTGCGCCTGCAGGCTGTACATGCCTGCAGAGGAATGGACTATCCCTGCCTTTCCCCGGCATCTTTGCATAAATTCTTCGCCAGGTGCGTCCGGCATGATCAGGGTAAACCTATGTTCCTTATAATCCAGCAGACGGGGAACGATTTC is a genomic window containing:
- a CDS encoding ABC transporter permease, with the protein product MLKNIWHYRHFIYSCVKREFQERYTGSILGILWSVFQPLAMILVYTLVFTEVMKSKMAGMESVPFAYSIYLCAGVLTWNLFNETLMNLVNVFFKNANLMKKVSFPRVCLPTITVLSSFTNFIIGFMLFWIFLIIIGKFPYMHIPEVIIVLLVQSIFTVGLGLGLAVLNVFFRDVGQMLGVVTQFWFWFTPVVYPVAIIPEALRWLLDFNPMYRIIKCYQDIFVYGQHIDYMGLGVVLILGLVLCVWSLKIYQKHVGELVDEL
- a CDS encoding glycosyltransferase family 1 protein, whose translation is MIDCRYEAASGIGRCIREIVPRLLDYKEHRFTLIMPDAPGEEFMQRCRGKAGIVHSSAGMYSLQAQLELPRLIPECDIFWAMHYDAPLLPVKARKKMVTIHDVCHLALKHEFALHKRLYAKAMLKAVGRCYDQIITDSEFSRREIERYVAPQASIGVVYIGVTSLRDIGGDAALPYPYLLCVGNVKPHKNISRLLEAYALFRSRTEKAPRLLIVGKKDGFLTGVDNLEARLTELGVKDDCIFTGYVDDKTLAGLYKSAVGYVCPSLYEGFGLPPLEAMSYGTPVIAARAASLPEVLGEGALYIDPYDTEDMAAAMAKLTEDASLRQSLSEKGLIQCSRYDWGRTAKEIMERMVGLIC